The following coding sequences are from one Pongo abelii isolate AG06213 chromosome 3, NHGRI_mPonAbe1-v2.0_pri, whole genome shotgun sequence window:
- the ADH6 gene encoding alcohol dehydrogenase 6 (The RefSeq protein has 2 substitutions compared to this genomic sequence), with protein sequence MSTTGQVIRCKAAILWKPGAPFSIEEVEVAPPKAKEVRIKVVATGLCGTEMKVLGSKHLDLLYPTILGHEGAGIVESIGEGVSTVKPGDKVITLFLPQCGECTSCLNSEGNFCIQFKQSETQLMSDGTSRFTCKGKSIYHFGNTSTFCEYTVIKEISVAKIDAVAPLEKVCLISCGFSTGFGAAINTAKVTPGSTCAVFGLGGVGSSVVMGCKAAGATRIIGVDVNKEKFKKARELGATECLNPQDLKKPIQEVLFDMTDAGIDFCFEAIGNLDVLAAALASCNESYGVCVVVGLLPASVQLKISGQLFFSGRSLKGSVFGGWKSRQHIPKLVADYMAKKLNLDPLITHTLNLDKINEAVELMKTGKCIRCILLL encoded by the exons ATGAGTACTACAGGCCAA GTTATCAGATGCAAAGCAGCCATACTCTGGAAGCCTGGTGCACCATTTTCTATTGAGGAGGTAGAAGTGGCCCCACCAAAGGCAAAGGAAGTTCgcataaag GTTGTGGCCACCGGACTGTGTGGTACAGAGATGAAAGTGTTGGGGAGTAAACACTTGGACCTCTTGTATCCCACCATCTTGGGCCATGAAGGGGCTGGAATCGTTGAGAGTATTGGAGAAGGAGTAAGCACAGTGAAACCAG GTGACAAAGTTATCACACTCTTTCTGCCACAGTGTGGAGAATGTACCTCTTGCCTGAATTCTGAGGGCAATTTTTGTATACAATTCAA ACAGTCAGAAACCCAACTGATGTCTGATGGTACCAGCAGGTTTACCTGCAAGGGAAAATCAATATATCACTTTGGTAATACCAGCACCTTCTGTGAATACACAGTGATAAAGGAAATCTCAGTTGCCAAGATTGATGCAGTCGCTCCTCTGGAGAAAGTATGCCTAATTAGCTGTGGCTTTTCCACTGGGTTTGGTGCTGCAATCAATACTGCCAAG GTGACTCCAGGTTCTACCTGTGCTGTGTTTGGCCTGGGAGGAGTCGGCTTGTCTGTTGTCATGGGTTGTAAAGCGGCAGGAGCAACCAGGATCATTGGAGTGGATGTCAACAAGGAGAAATTTAAGAAGGCACAGGAATTGGGTGCTACTGAGTGCCTCAACCCTCAGGACTTAAAGAAACCCATTCAAGAAGTTTTATTTGATATGACAGATGCTGGTATAGACTTCTGCTTTGAGGCCATTGGAAATCTGGACGTTCTG GCAGCTGCCCTCGCCTCCTGCAATGAGAGCTATGGGGTCTGTGTGGTTGTTGGGCTGTTGCCTGCCAGTGTTCAACTCAAAATCAGTGGCCAGTTGTTCTTCTCAGGACGTTCTTTGAAGGGTTCTGTTTTTGGAG GCTGGAAGAGCAGACAGCACATCCCTAAACTGGTTGCTGATTATATGGCAAAGAAGTTGAATCTAGATCCACTAATTACTCACACTCTGAATCTTGATAAAATCAATGAAGCAGTTGAATTAATGAAAACTGGAAAATG tatCCGCTGTATCCTGTTACTTTAA